CTCCCGTCGCCCCGGCCCGCGACCCGTCAGCCCGTCCCGACGACCGCTCCGGATCGCCCTCGGTCGGCGTCGGCTCCGCCCCGCCCATCAGGTCGGCCGCGCTGACGTCCGGGTCGGTGCTCGCGGGCTTCGACGCGGCGTCCGCCGGTTCCGGGGTCGGCTCCGCCGGTTCCGAGCCCACCTCGGGGCCATCGGAGACCGCCTCGGCGTCACCGCCGTCCGCCTCGCCCGCGAGCACCGAGAGGACGTGCCGTCTGTTCTCCTTGATCTGGTCCACGAGATCCTCGAAGAGCTGTCGCTCCTCCCTCGTGAGCCCCTCCTCGTCGGCGGGCATGTCGGCGGCGGCGAAGCTCGCGAGTTTCACGAGCTTGCCGACACGTCGCTCGTAGATCGCCTCGACCGTTCCTTCTGCGGTCTCGATCTCGTCGGTGAGCCGGCGCACCTCGGGGTCGGCGAACGGATCGGAGGAGGCCTCCGCAACCGTCGAGCGCTCCTCTCTGAGCCCCTCGATGTACTGGGCGACGTCGCCGTAGAAACTCGCCTCCAGGTGCTGGAGGCTGTCCTTTCGGCGCTCGGTGTCGCGGACCGACTGGAGGTCGTCGAGGTTCACCGCCCCACCTCGACGTCGGTTACGAACACCCGATACATACTCGCGAGCGATGTCTCGGACTCACTTAACTCTCCCGTCCACGGCTCGAACCCCCGCCGACTCCGGATCGGATCACCGCTCGCGTCCCTTCTCCGCCCAGCCGCGACACATGAGGAAGATCCCGACGTACTCCGGGACCGTCGAGTGGCCCTCGGACACCTCGTGGCGCTCCCCGCCGAGTTCGACGACCCGTGCCTCGTCGGTCTCGATCGCGATCTCGTGGCCGGTAAACGTGTCGGGGACGGCGTCTGCGAGCGGCGAGAACGCCTCCAGCGCCTCTCTGTCGAGTCGAACGACCGAGAGCCCGCTCCCGCCGTGGAGACTGCCCGGTAGCCGGATGAGCCGGTTCGTGTCGGTCGTCACGGGCTCGTCGATCGGGGCGTTCTCCGCCTTCACCGTCTCGGCCGCGACCTGCCTGACGATAGGGAAGAACGCGGGGTGGACGTCGACGTTACCCTCCTCGATCGCGGCCCGGTTCTCCGCCATCGCCCGCAGCGCCGCCCGTGCTCTTCCCTCGCCGACGGCGTCGAACTCCCTGAGCCGCTCGATCGCCCGATCCTCGCTCATCCCGCTCACCTCCTCGACGAGGGTCAGCACGCCCTCGTGGGCGCGACGGCTCCACCCGCCCCTGGTGTCGAGGCTCCGCTTCTCCGCGGGCGTCTTCCGTCCGAGCCCGGCGACGGTCTCGGTCGAGATCAACGCCTCCAGGTCGAGACCGATCCCCCGCACGTAGTCGACGATCTCGCGCCGGCCCTCGCGCTCGACCTCCCTGAAGCCCTCGTCCCTGACGTGAACGTGGTAACCACGGCCGCCGGAGAAGACGACGGTGAGGTCCGAAAAGCCGAGGTCGTCGTCGAGAAACGAGAGCAGTCTGTAGAGCGCGTCCTTGCAGGTCGCGAGCATCTCGGCGTAGCTGTCCTCGCCGAGTTCTACCCCCGGTAGGTGATCGGCGTCGAGGTCGAAGATCAGGTCCGATCCCCGCCAACCCTTCTCGTCCATCGAGTTCGCCCCGGGGTCGTCGTAGGTGCCCGTCGAGAAGTAGACGTGCCGGGGACGCTCGCGAGCGAGGAAGTCGTCGATCCGGCCGAGGTCGAGCACCGATCGGTGGCGGACCATCCTCGTACCGCCCTCGGAGAAGGGGATGTAGCCCCACTCGCGCTCGCTCGCCCCCGGCGGTGGCGTGATCTCCACCCTGCGGTAGTGGTCGCCGAAGCGTCCCCGCAGGTAGAGTCGCGTCCGCTCGTCCATTCGTCGCTCCTTCGACCGGAGTGGCTAAAGCGCCTGCGGTCAGCGGCGGATGAACTCCGAGAGCTTTCCACGGATGCCTCCGTCGCCGAGTCGCAGGTAGAAGGCGTCGCCGTCGTCCTCGTAGTAGCCGTCGATCCGCCTGACCATCTCGAAGCCCACGCGCTCGTAGAAGACGAGCGCCTCCTCGTTGGTCGTTCGGGCGTGACAGGTCACTCGGTCGTGTTCGTCCGCGACCGTCTCGACGAGCCGTCGGCCGAGGCCCTCGCCCCGGTAGTCGGGTGCGATGGCGAGAAAGAGGATGTAGCCGTCGCTTCGGGTGGCGACGAACCCTGCGAGGTCGCCGCCGACTCGGAGCAGGTGGACCGTCGAGCGGCGGTACGCCTCGTGGAAGAAGCCACGACGTTGTTTCAGGACGCCCTCCTCGGCGCGGATCCGCTCCTTCAGTCGCCACGCTTCCTCGACCTCCGCCGCGTCGCCCGGCCCGACGACCTGTAGATCGACGTTGACGCTCACTGCTAGGAAATTAGGTATGGCGAACGTTATAACTGCACCGGCGATGGTAACGGTGAACTCCCGGGCCGACGAACCGGACGCCGTGTACGAACTCAGGGCGCACACGGCCGACGTCGCGATCGAAGCCCGCGCCGGGAGCCGCGATACGGTCTTCGCCGCCGTCGCGGACGGCCTGACCGCCGCCCACTGCGAAGCGGTACCCGAGGCGGGCGAGCGTTTTTCCTTCGCTATCGCGGCGGAGAGCGAGGAGGCGTTGCTCTTCGACTACCTCGACGAACTGATCTACGAACGCGACGTCCGCGACGTGCTCCCGGCCGACCACGAGGTCCGGACCGAGGAGGCTGGTGGGGAGTGGCGACTGGAGGCGAGCGCGCGAGGTGTCCCGATCGGATCGATCGAGGCGCGCGAGATCAAGGCGGTCACCTACTCGGAGATGCGTCTCGAGGAGTGCGAGGAGGGATGGTACGCGTACGTGGTGTTCGACGTCTAGGCGACGTCGAGGCGGTCCATCACCAGCGTCGCCGAGATGCCGTGGAGGACGATCGAGAGCAGGACGACCAGTCCCACCGTCGCCCAGAGGAGGTCCGCGTCCGCGAACGCCGCCTGGTTGAGCCCGTAGGCGAGGTAGTAGAACGAGCCGATCCCCCGAATGCCGAAAAAGGAGATCGCGAGCCGTTCTGACCAGTCGCGGTCGAACCCGAGGAGGCCGACGACGCCCGCAATCGGTCGAACGAGGAGGAGGATCGCGACCGCGGCGAGGATCGCTCGATCGGTCAGCGGTCCCAGGAGACCGCCGACGATCGCGCCTCCGAAGAGCACCATGAGGATCGCCATCACCGTCTGTTCGGAGAGTTCGGCGATCTCGTGCAGCGACTGGTTGTACTCGTGCGAGCGTTCGTAGTTACGAATCGTCACGGCGGCGACGAAGACGGCGATGAAGCCATACCCGCCCGCGAGTTCGGTGAGCCCGTAGACGATCAGCGTCGCCCCCACCGCCTCGATCCCCTTGACGGACTGGCCGACCCTCGTCTCGGGCATCGTCGCGAAGACGAGGCGGGCGAGGACCCACCCGAGGAGGAGTCCGAAGGCTCCGCCCGCGACGATCCGGTAGACGACATCGATCAGGAGCCACTCGCCGAGCCAGTTTCCGGGGGAGAGTCCCACCAGCGCGATCGCGACCGCGAGGTTCGTAAACGGGAAGGCGAGGCCGTCGTTCAGCCCGGCCTCCGAAGTGAGCGCGAACGGGACCTCCAGTTCGCCGCCCTCACCCGGGTGTGATTCCTCCTCGCTGCTCTCGCCCGGCTCCTCTACCTGCACCTCGGAGGCGAGTACCGGATCGGTCGGGGCGATGACCGCGCCGAGGAGGATCGCCGTCGGAGCGAGGAGACCGACGAGCCACCAGCCGAGCAACGCTGCCCCTACGATCGAAAGCGGCATGGTGATTGCCAACAGGCGCCACGTCGAGGCCCACGCTCTGAGTCCTGGCGGTCGATCAATCTTCAACCCGACGGCCATCAGGGCGATGATGACGACGAACTCGGCGAGGCGCTCGGTCGCCTGGCCCTGTTCGAGCGGATCGGGCGCCGGGATCGTCAACGGGAGCGCGAAGACCACCATCCCGAACCCGACGTAGAAGATGGGCATCGAGATAGGCCGTTCCGAGACCAGCCGAGGCAACACAGCGACCGCGAGAAAGACGAGGCCGAAGACGACGAGGCCGACGTCGTACGTTTCGAGCGCCATCCCGAACTGGTACGGCGATCGGGCCGAAGTACGCTGGGCCGGCGAACGCAGAACCAACACCCTTCAGTCGTCGAGTCGATCGTCCGTCATGGACGGACCGACGACGCGACGCGGGCTCCTCTCTCGGGGTGGGCTGGCCGTACTCGCCACCATCTCGGTCGCGGGATGCACCGAAGAGATCGGCGAGGAGTTCCCCCCGAACGTCGAGGTTCCGGTTTCGGAGATAACTCCAGAGCTTCCGGTCACGGAGCGAACGGAGTTCCTCGAGGAGGGGATCACGGCCTTCGACGACGCCGAGATCGATGATCTCGATACATTCGCGGAGAAGCTGGTCGACTACGGCATCGAGGTCGAGTCGGTCAGAGAGGCACTCACCGCCGTCTCCGTCGAGTACGTCAACACCGACCTCCATCGCACCGGAAACCTCCAGGACATCGCTCCGATCGCGGGCGCGTACGCGGCGCTGATCGACTCGGGCTACGAATCCGAGTTCCTCGACGTGACGATCCTCGATCCAGCCTCCACTTCCTTCGGCGCGGCCGAAGTCGGGACGGACTTGGCCGAGCGGTACAACGACGGGGAACTGACCGCCACAGAGTACGGCGAGCTGGTCGCCTCGACGATCGACTCGAAACGTCACCCGCCCGAGGTCGGCGCATCGCCGGAGGAGTAAACCGGCGGCCCGCGTCGGAAAGCGAAACACAGAGGGGACCTCGCCGGGAACTCGGAGTAATACGTGCTGAGTGACGCAGCCGGGTGGCGCAATCGATGACGCTGGGTGGGATCGCGCTCGCGACCGACTTCGCGATCGTCGTCGTCGCAGCGACGCTGCTCGGCGTGCTCGCGCGGAAGACGAGACAGCCGGCGATCGTCGCCTACCTCCTCACGGGGATCGTCGTCGGCCCCGTCCTCCTGGGGATCGTCACCGAGGACGAACTGATCGAGATCATGGCCGAACTCGGCCTCGGCTTCCTCCTGTTCGTCCTCGGGATCGAGATGCGCTTCGAACGGATCAAACACATCCTCCGCTCGATCGTCAACATCGCCGTCGGCCAGACGGTCCTCCAGACCGCGCTCGCGCTCGCGGTCGCCTACGCGCTCGGTTTCCGCGAGATGGACGTGATCGTCATCGCGCTCGCGACGGTCTTCGGTGCGACCCCGGTGATCGTGAAACTGCTCGACGAGCAGGGCCAGATAAAGACCCTGCCGGGGAGGATCGACGTCGGGGTACTGATCGTCCAGGACATCTACCTCGTCGTCGTCCTCGCGCTGGTGGGCGCAGGCCTCACCGGACCGCCGGCCGAACTCGCGGTCGACGCCGCCGTGATCCTCGGCCTGCTCGTCGGCCTCGGCGTCGCCGCCTATCTCGCCTACCGGTACCTCCTCCCGCGGGTGATGCGCGTGGCCGCAGAGGACCACCACGTCCTGTTCATCGTCTGTATCGCGTGGGCGTTCGTCTTCATCTACGTCGCCGAGAGCCTCGACGTCACCGTCGAGGTCGGCGGCTTCCTCGCCGGGCTCAGCCTCGCACAGCTCCCCTACAGCACGGAGATCAAAGAGCGGATGCGCCCGGTCACCGACTTCTTCCTCGTCGTCTTCTTCGCCTCGATCGGCCTCCAGCTCACCGCCGACAACCTCCTCGCCTACTGGCAGGAGGCGCTCGTCGCGAGCGCGGTGATGATGGTCGGGAACTTCCTCATCATGTTCTACCTGATCGACCGCGAGCAGTTCACCCCGAAGACCTCGTTCATCGGATCGGTGAACATGGTGCAGGTGAGCGAGTTCTCGCTCGTCGTCGGGGCGCTCGCGGTCACCCAGGAGCTGATCGACGAGGACGTCCTCGGGTATCTGGGGCTGATGGCGCTCGTGACGATGTCGCTTTCGACCTACGTCATCGTCTACAACGAACGGCTCTACGAGCGGGCGAAGCCGTACCTCGAACGGTTCGAGAGCGAGGAGAAGTCCGACACCGACCTCGAGGTTCACGAGGACCACGCCGTCGTCGTCGGCTACGACGACCTCACCCGGGAGGCGCTCTCCGTGCTCTGTGAGCACTTCGAGGACGTGGTCGTCGTCGACCGCTCGCCGCGAAACGTCGAGGCGCTCTCTACGGCCGACGTCGAGTACGCCTACGGCGACTTCAAACACGGCGACGTCCGCACGGAGGCCGACCTCGCGAACGCCGCGTTCGTCCTCTCTGCCAGCCGGAACCCGGAGGTCGGGAGACGGATCGTCGAGGAGACCCCGGCGGAGGCGACCGTCCTCGTCTCGGCGACGACGGCGACGGACGCGGAGGTGCTCCTCGAGGAGGGGGCGACCTACGTGATCGTCGAGAACGCGCTCGCGGGCGAGGCACTCGCCGACCTCGTCACGGAGTTCCTGACCGACCGGGAGGCGTTCTCCGAGACCGTGAGGGAGCTGGCGAAGCGGATCGAGGGTGGTGAGTCCGGTGGCGATTGAGGTCATCGGGATGCTGGCGGCGATCTTCGCGACGTCGGCGGTCCTGTTGCTCCTCACGAGGCGGTACGCCCTCCCGGCGATACCGGTCTACCTCCTCTCGGGGGTTCTCGTCGGGGTACTGGCACTCGTCGAGGAGGGAGCGTTGTTGGATCTCGTCCAGTGGGGGATCGCCTTCCTCGTCTTCGTCTTCGGGATCTCGCTCGAGCCCGACGACCTCGGCGGGGTCGGCCGGGACGCGGGACTCGTCGCGGTCGTCCAACTGCTCGTCACCGGCGTCCTCGTCGGGGCCGTCGGCCTCGGGATCGGCCTCGGCGTCGAGGACGCCCTCCTGCTCGCGATCGCCGGCTCGCTCAGCTCCTCGCTCGTCAGCCTCGGACACTTAGAGCGGGAGGAACGGCCGCGGGTCACCCACGAACGGCTCGCCGGGACGATCCACTTCCTCGAGGACGTCCTCGCGGTCCTCGTGTTGCTCGTCCTCAGCGCATTCGTCTACTCGCCCGAACCGGCGCCGGTGCAGGTCGTCGGTGGGATAGGACTCCTCCTCGGCGGCTACCTCTTCCGACGAGTGCTCTTCGACCGGGTCTCGGCGCTGATCGAGGACCCGGAGTTGCTGTTACTGGCGGGGATCTCGCTGCTCGTCGGCTTCATCGCGGCGAGCGAAGCACTCGGGATCTCGATCGTCGTCGGGGCGTTCGCCGCCGGCCTCGCCGTCTCCCGGGAGTACCCGCTCTCGATCGAGGTGATCGACGCGATCGAGGACCTCGAGGACTTCTTCTCGCCGATCTTCTTCGTCACGCTCGGTGCGCTCGTCTCCGTCCCCTCGGCCGAGACGCTCGGTCTCGCGCTGATCGTCGTCCTCGCCGTCCTGATCGTGAACCCGCTGGTCACCGCGTTCGTCGCGATTCGCCGGGGCTACGACCGCCGGGCGGCGACGCTCACAGGCCTCAGCCTCGATCAGGTGAGCGAGTTCTCGCTGATCGTCGCGATCACAGCGCTGGGCGTCGGCGCGCTCCTCCCGGCGCTGTTCGACGCGATCGTCCTCGCCGCGATCGTCACGATGGTCGTCTCGGCCTACACCCGGCGGTACGACGAGGCGATCCACCTCGCGCTCACCGACCGGGGGCTGTTCTCGGGCGGCCAGGCGCCGGTCACGGACCGGGCTCGCGTCGACGACGACCTCACCGATCACGTCGTGATCGTCGGTTTCGGCCTCGAGGGCCAGCGGGTCGCCGAGGCGTGCGTCTCGGCCGACCGGCCGTTCGTCGTGGTAGAGCGCGACCGCTCGCTCGTCGAGCGCTTCGACGAGCGGGTCGATCGGTACGTCGTCGGTAACGTCACCGATCGAGAGGTTTGGGAGGCGGCTCGGCTCTCGGAGGCTCGTCTGATCGTCTCGACCGTGATCGAGGAGGGACGCTCCGCGAGACTGCTCGACCTCGATCCCGAGGCGGAGGTCGTCGTCAGGGCGCGAGACACCGCCACGGCTACGGCGCTGCTCGACCGGGGAGCGCTCGTCGTGACGGTGCCCGACGTCCTCGCTGGGAGACGCCTCGCGGAGGACATCGAACGTCTCGTCGAGGACGACGCGTACCGTGAGACGCTCCGGGAGCGAAACCAGGCCGAGGTCGACCGCCTGCGTGCGGGCACGCCCGAGGAGTGAGTTCCCGACGAAACCTATTCCCGCCCGCGCGGTCGATCCCCAGGTATGAGAACCTACACCGCCGGCGGGATCACGTTGGAGCGGGTTCGTGAGAACGTCTGGGAGATCCCACGGGAGGGGGAGATGCGCGTCCCGGCCAGAGTGCTCGCGAGCGAGGCGCTCCTGGAGGAGATCTCCGAGGACAAGACGCTCTCGCAGCTGAAGAACTCCACGCAGCTCCCGGGAATCACGAGCCACGCGATCTGCATGCCCGACGGCCACCAGGGCTACGGCTTTCCCGTCGGAGGAGTCGGCGCGATGGACGCCGAGACGGGCTGTCTCTCGCCCGGCGCGGTCGGCTACGACATCAACTGCGGGGTGCGGATGGTCCGGACGAACCTCACCTACGAGGACGTCGAGGGACGGGAGGAGGAGCTGGTGAACGCGCTGTTCGACGCGATCCCCTCCGGACTCGGCGGCGGCGGCGTCGTCGAGAGCGGTATCGAGACAGTGAACGCGGTGCTCGAAGAGGGCGTCGAGTGGGCCGTCCGCGAGGGCTACGCCACCGAGGGCGATCTCGCGCGGTGTGAGGACGAAGGCCGGCGGCCGGACGCCGACCCCGACGCCATCTCCCAGAAGGCGAAGGACCGGGGGAAGAACCAGTTGGGGAGCCTCGGGAGCGGGAACCACTTCCTCGAGGTCCAGCGGGTGACCGACGTCTTCGACGCCGAGATCGCGGAGGCGTACGGCCTGCGCGAGGAGGGTGTCGTCGTGCTGATCCACTGCGGGAGCCGCGGGCTCGGCCACCAGACGTGTAACGACTACCTCCGGCGGATCGAGCGCGAGCACGGCGACTTACTCGCCTCGTTGCCCGACAAGGAACTCGCCGCCGCACCCGCCGGCTCCGACCTCGCGGAGGCGTACTACGGCGCGATGTGTGCCGCGATCAACTTCGCGTGGGTGAACCGCCAGCTGATCACCCACGGGACGAGAGAGGTGTTCGAGCGGGTGTTCGACCGGTCGTGGGAGGACCTGGGGATGGAGCTGCTCTACGACGTCGCGCACAACATCGCGAAGAAGGAGGTCCACGAGGTCGGTTTGGATACCCGTGGGAACGCGGTACCGGCCGACCGCGCGGAGTCGTTCGAGGACCGCGAGCTCTACGTCCACCGGAAGGGTGCGACGCGGGCCTTTCCCGCCGGTCGCGAGGAGGTCCCGAGGACCTACCGCGACGTCGGCCAGCCGGTGATCATCCCGGGGAGCATGGGCGCGGGCAGCTACGTGCTCTGTGGCGGCGAGCACTCGATGCGCGAGACGTTCGGCTCGACGGCCCACGGCGCGGGGAGGCTGATGAGTCGGACGCAGGCGAAACAGGAGTTCTGGGGCGGCGACGTGCAGGACGAGCTGCGGGGCCAGAAGGTGTACGTCAAGGCCCAGAGCGGTGCGACCGTGGCGGAGGAGGCCCCCGGGGTGTACAAGGATGTCGACGAAGTGGTGCGGGTGAGCGACGCCCTAGGCATCGGGGACAAAGTGGCGAGGACGTTCCCGGTCTGTAACATCAAGGGGTAGAGAGGTGAAGCCGTCGCCGTCTATTTCGACATCGGCGGGTAGCAGTCGCCGTCTGAGAGCTCGGAACGCGTATCGTGGACGGTGACTGTACGACTCGCCGTCGACCGCCGACGCGCTACACCCCGAGCCGGTCCGCGAGGTCCTCCGGGAGTCCGCCCTGGAGGTCGAACAGCTCGCGCACCTCCTCGTCGTCCAGTTCGAAGTCGAAGACGTCGACGTTCTCTCGGATGTGTCCAGGAGAAGACGACATCGGGATCGTCGAGACCATCGGCTGCTGGAGCAGCCACCGGATCGCCACCTGCGCGGCGCTCTTCCCGTATCGCTCCCCGATCGACTCCAGCACCTCGTCGCCGACGACGTCCCCGACCGCGAGCGGGCTATAGGCGGTCAGCATCACGCCCTCGTCGATACAGAACGCCAGGAGATCCCTCTGGGACTCGTAGGGGTGGTACTTCACCTGGTTCGTCAGGATCGGCGTCTCCGAGAGCTCCATCGCCTCCGCCGTCTCTCGGACCGAGAAGTTGCTGACGCCGACGTGTCTGACACTCCCCTCCTCCTGGAGCTCGTTCATCGCCCCGATCGTCTCCTCGTGGCTCACACGGTCGTTCGGCGCGTGGATCAACAGCAGATCGACGTACTCCGTCCCCAGGCGGTCGAGGCTCTCTCCCGTCGACTCCAGAACCGCGTCGTGATCGCGGTTTCCGTCCGCGAGTTTGGTGGTGACGAACAGCTCCTCGCGGTCGACGTCACTCTCCACGATCGCGTCGCCGACCGCGCCCTCGCTGCCGTAGATCTGCGCGGTGTCGATATGTCGGTAGCCGGACTCGAGCGCGGTCGAGACGGCGCGGTACTGCTCGTCGTACCCATCCATCCGGGCGGTGCCGAACCCCAGCGCCGGTACGTCCGTACCGTCGACGGTGACGTACTCCATGTCGAAGGGTAGCGACGGCGGGGTGCAAAAGCGACGGGCACGCGTCAGCGGCACGGAGGATCGCTCGACCGTGGTCGCGGGAACCGAGGGGACCCGATCGCCCCATCGCGACGATTTATACCGGTGGGAAGATCAGAGGGCCACGATGGACGGTGACGACCGGTCGATCGCCCGCTTCACGGCGCTGAGCCACGCGACGTTCCACGGCTACGAGCTCTCGATCCCCGTCTTCGTCGTGGTCTGGCTCGACACGTTCTCGGTGACCGCGGCGACGCTCGGTCTCGTTCTCGCCGCCGGCTTCGCACTCGTCGGCATCGGCGGGCCGCCCTGTGGCGTCCTCGCGGATCGCTACGGCTCGAAACGCCTCGTCCTCTGTTCGATCGGCGGGATGGGCCTCTCGTTCGCGCTCATCGCGCTCTCGCCGAACGTCCTCGTGCTGACGTTCGCGCTCGTTGTCTGGGGGGCGGCGGCGAGTCTCTACCACCCGGCAGGCCTCTCGCTGATCAGCCGGGGCGCGGAGGCCCGTGGAACCGTCCTCGGCTACCACGGCGCGGCCGGGAGCGTCGGCACCGCCCTCGGCCCGTCGCTCGCGCTCGGACTGCTCGTCGTCCTCGACTGGCGGTCCGTCGCGTTCGCCTTCGTCCTCCCCGCGCTGTTCGCGGTCGCGCTCGGCCTGTGGATCGACGTCGGGGAGGGAGACGTACGGGAGGGTGACGCCGGTACGACGGAGGCGACCGCCGACGGCGGCCACGTCCGATCGTTTCTCGACTCCTCTCGCTCGCTTCTCACCGGGAGTTTCCTCGTCGTCTTCGCGGTCGTGATGACCTACGGGATCTACTACCGGGGGCTGACCTCCTTCCTCCCGGACGTGCTCTCCCGTCTCGCGATCGCGGAACCGGTCGCCGTCGGCGGCGGGACGATCGACCCGGCGCAGGCGGTCTACGTCGGCCTGCTGCTCGTGGGTGTCCTCGGCCAGTACGCTGGCGGGCGACTGACCGACCGCGTCGCGAGCATCGAGCGCGCGCTCGTCGCGACCTTCCTCGTGCTCGCGCTCGCGTCGCTCGCGTTCGTTCCGGCCGCGGGAATGGGGATCGTCGCGCTCGCGGCGGTCTGTGCGGTCATCGGGTTCGCGATGTACGTCTTCGCGCCGATGGGGCAGGCGCTGATCGCGGAGACGGTCCCAGCGGACCTCCACGGCCTCTCCTACGGCTACACCTACTTCGGGACCTTCGGCGTCGGTGCGCTCGGCGCGTCGCTCGCGGGCGCGACGCTGACCTACGCGACCTGGCCGGCGCTGTTCGGACTGCTCACCGCGGTCGCGGTCGTCTGTGCGGCCATCGCGGGCTGGCTCGCGGTTCGACAGTGACCTCGTTCGGGTCGATCCCGGTTCTACCCCGTGAGGTCTGCGACGGTCTCGACGGGGATCTCCTCGCGGAGACACCCATCCCGAAGCGCGCGGTCCTCCGTGACTACCGCCAGTTCATCGCGCTCTGCGACTGCGAGGTACGCCGCGTCGTAGACCGTAAGTCCCACCCGGCGTGCGAGTTCGACCGCCCGCTCGAGATCGGTGGTGACCGCGCTCTCGATTCGCATCTCACGAGTGAGCTTGTCGAGGAGGGCAACGGCTTCGTCGACATCGTCGTCCGCGAGTCGATCCAGGGCGATCCCGATCTTCCAGACCGCGTTGGCCGTCTCGTAGATCGTGAGATCCAGGATGGCCTCGTCGAAAACGACGTCGATATCGACGGTCCTCCCCTCCGTTCCGACGAGGAGATCCACGAGCGCGCTTGCGTCGAACAGTCGGCCCGAAGCCACGGCTCAACGCTCCTCTCGCGTCTCTCTGACGGTATCGACGATCGAGTCGGTATCGACGTCCGTTCCGACGCGCTCTCTGAGCGCGGCGACGTCGCGCCGCAGTTGGTCCCGTCGGCGTTCGGTCAGCTCTGCGTCGAGCGCTTCGCGGATCACCTCGCTGACGTTGACGTCCTTCCGGTCGAGTTCCTCTTTCATCTCGTCGGGGATCTTCGCGGACACCGTCGCAGTCATACGTGAAAGTAGTATAGAGACGTATTACCAAGTCGTTTTCGGAGAACGTCCCGAGTCACGGTGTCGTCCCTTGACTCTCGGCCCACGATCAGCAGCTAGCCCTCTCCACACGCGAGGGGCGAACTGACCGCCGTGTGTAGCTTCGAACTGTCCACCGGAGGCCTACCGATTCCCTACACACTCGTGACCGTCCTAAAACACCCCTTCGTTAGAGCCACGCCCCGAGCAGGTTCCAGTAGGAGAGCAACCAGCAGAAGCCGACCGCCGACGCCACGACCAGCGTGTAGTGGAGCCGCGAGAGCACCCCCCAGTAGGACGCTCGCCACGACCGGACTACGTAGAGGGTGGCCCAGAGCGTCGTCAGCGCCGCCAGCACCGGGAGCACGAGCAGGAGCTGGAGGGTCGTCGGTGGCGACAGGAGCGTCCCCACCGGATCGGTCGCGAGGAGGACGACCACCCCCACGAGGAAGCCGAACAGGAACACCGCACCGGTGCCGGCGAGCCACCGTGCGATCCGCGGTCGCTCGGGCGGGGGCGGCCCGTCCCGGTAGCGACGACGGACCATCGCGAGCGGCCAGCCGACGA
This region of Halalkalicoccus sp. CGA53 genomic DNA includes:
- a CDS encoding DNA replication complex subunit Gins51, whose translation is MNLDDLQSVRDTERRKDSLQHLEASFYGDVAQYIEGLREERSTVAEASSDPFADPEVRRLTDEIETAEGTVEAIYERRVGKLVKLASFAAADMPADEEGLTREERQLFEDLVDQIKENRRHVLSVLAGEADGGDAEAVSDGPEVGSEPAEPTPEPADAASKPASTDPDVSAADLMGGAEPTPTEGDPERSSGRADGSRAGATGEREGEATGSDTERRTVRITEDIGEIVGFDARTYTLAADDVVTLPVENAEPLVEREAAEPLD
- a CDS encoding cation:proton antiporter, which gives rise to MTLGGIALATDFAIVVVAATLLGVLARKTRQPAIVAYLLTGIVVGPVLLGIVTEDELIEIMAELGLGFLLFVLGIEMRFERIKHILRSIVNIAVGQTVLQTALALAVAYALGFREMDVIVIALATVFGATPVIVKLLDEQGQIKTLPGRIDVGVLIVQDIYLVVVLALVGAGLTGPPAELAVDAAVILGLLVGLGVAAYLAYRYLLPRVMRVAAEDHHVLFIVCIAWAFVFIYVAESLDVTVEVGGFLAGLSLAQLPYSTEIKERMRPVTDFFLVVFFASIGLQLTADNLLAYWQEALVASAVMMVGNFLIMFYLIDREQFTPKTSFIGSVNMVQVSEFSLVVGALAVTQELIDEDVLGYLGLMALVTMSLSTYVIVYNERLYERAKPYLERFESEEKSDTDLEVHEDHAVVVGYDDLTREALSVLCEHFEDVVVVDRSPRNVEALSTADVEYAYGDFKHGDVRTEADLANAAFVLSASRNPEVGRRIVEETPAEATVLVSATTATDAEVLLEEGATYVIVENALAGEALADLVTEFLTDREAFSETVRELAKRIEGGESGGD
- a CDS encoding archease — protein: MVTVNSRADEPDAVYELRAHTADVAIEARAGSRDTVFAAVADGLTAAHCEAVPEAGERFSFAIAAESEEALLFDYLDELIYERDVRDVLPADHEVRTEEAGGEWRLEASARGVPIGSIEAREIKAVTYSEMRLEECEEGWYAYVVFDV
- a CDS encoding cation:proton antiporter, with translation MALETYDVGLVVFGLVFLAVAVLPRLVSERPISMPIFYVGFGMVVFALPLTIPAPDPLEQGQATERLAEFVVIIALMAVGLKIDRPPGLRAWASTWRLLAITMPLSIVGAALLGWWLVGLLAPTAILLGAVIAPTDPVLASEVQVEEPGESSEEESHPGEGGELEVPFALTSEAGLNDGLAFPFTNLAVAIALVGLSPGNWLGEWLLIDVVYRIVAGGAFGLLLGWVLARLVFATMPETRVGQSVKGIEAVGATLIVYGLTELAGGYGFIAVFVAAVTIRNYERSHEYNQSLHEIAELSEQTVMAILMVLFGGAIVGGLLGPLTDRAILAAVAILLLVRPIAGVVGLLGFDRDWSERLAISFFGIRGIGSFYYLAYGLNQAAFADADLLWATVGLVVLLSIVLHGISATLVMDRLDVA
- the priS gene encoding DNA primase small subunit PriS, with the protein product MDERTRLYLRGRFGDHYRRVEITPPPGASEREWGYIPFSEGGTRMVRHRSVLDLGRIDDFLARERPRHVYFSTGTYDDPGANSMDEKGWRGSDLIFDLDADHLPGVELGEDSYAEMLATCKDALYRLLSFLDDDLGFSDLTVVFSGGRGYHVHVRDEGFREVEREGRREIVDYVRGIGLDLEALISTETVAGLGRKTPAEKRSLDTRGGWSRRAHEGVLTLVEEVSGMSEDRAIERLREFDAVGEGRARAALRAMAENRAAIEEGNVDVHPAFFPIVRQVAAETVKAENAPIDEPVTTDTNRLIRLPGSLHGGSGLSVVRLDREALEAFSPLADAVPDTFTGHEIAIETDEARVVELGGERHEVSEGHSTVPEYVGIFLMCRGWAEKGRER
- a CDS encoding GNAT family N-acetyltransferase — translated: MSVNVDLQVVGPGDAAEVEEAWRLKERIRAEEGVLKQRRGFFHEAYRRSTVHLLRVGGDLAGFVATRSDGYILFLAIAPDYRGEGLGRRLVETVADEHDRVTCHARTTNEEALVFYERVGFEMVRRIDGYYEDDGDAFYLRLGDGGIRGKLSEFIRR